The following proteins are encoded in a genomic region of Streptomyces sp. NBC_01723:
- a CDS encoding O-antigen ligase family protein, whose amino-acid sequence MAQALPLWPTARVRRLPPVLAVVAVVALLALPVAPDGGGGIGDAHPADAVSALVVLYCALRLVRDRRRPLTRRAAVVLGLPVLGPAVAAVGAVSPGAGLEGLGRYLQVFVLVPAAVLLLLRKRDDVRLLAWAMVGLAVWQGAVGVHQYVTGTGASYQGEPIRAVGTFGAQDVMGMASVVSLGLVCAVGLALGRTPVRHRLLAAGCALALLLPLALSFSRGAWIATAVTCAAQLLLSGARRALAVGAAAVAAGVVLVGGLGVGTAMLQERVGSITQVTDAPDQSVTDRYTMWAAAAGMWRERPLTGVGLKGFPEHRDSHASLALSSGSETDGAGAGYQRQPLLSPHNMYLLVLAEQGLLGLLALAGSWLALLVLGLRRLRAVRRAGAAGQDCGLVACGLLVWQLTDFAYADIGGPSTVLTAVCLGLAAWWALGSATSERVAER is encoded by the coding sequence GTGGCTCAAGCCCTTCCCCTGTGGCCGACGGCGCGCGTGCGGCGGCTGCCGCCCGTACTGGCCGTGGTCGCGGTGGTCGCGCTGCTCGCCCTGCCGGTCGCGCCGGACGGCGGGGGCGGCATCGGGGACGCGCATCCGGCCGACGCGGTCTCCGCGTTGGTGGTGCTGTACTGCGCGCTTCGGCTGGTACGGGACCGGCGGCGCCCCCTGACCCGCAGGGCGGCCGTGGTGCTGGGCCTGCCGGTGCTGGGCCCGGCCGTCGCCGCCGTGGGCGCCGTCTCGCCGGGGGCGGGGCTCGAGGGGCTGGGCCGGTACCTCCAGGTCTTCGTCCTCGTCCCCGCCGCCGTCCTGCTGCTCCTGCGGAAACGGGACGACGTACGGCTGCTCGCCTGGGCGATGGTGGGCCTCGCGGTGTGGCAGGGGGCGGTCGGCGTGCACCAGTACGTGACCGGGACCGGTGCCTCCTACCAGGGCGAGCCGATCCGGGCGGTGGGCACCTTCGGGGCGCAGGACGTGATGGGAATGGCGTCCGTGGTCTCCCTGGGCCTGGTCTGCGCGGTCGGTCTGGCGCTGGGGCGTACGCCGGTGCGGCACCGGCTGCTCGCCGCCGGGTGCGCGCTCGCCCTGCTGCTGCCGCTCGCCCTGTCGTTCAGCCGGGGCGCGTGGATCGCGACGGCGGTGACCTGCGCGGCGCAGCTCCTGCTGTCCGGAGCGCGCCGTGCGCTGGCGGTGGGCGCGGCGGCGGTCGCGGCGGGCGTCGTGCTGGTGGGCGGGCTGGGTGTGGGTACGGCGATGCTCCAGGAGCGGGTCGGCAGCATCACGCAGGTCACCGACGCCCCCGACCAGTCGGTGACCGACCGCTACACGATGTGGGCGGCGGCGGCCGGGATGTGGCGCGAGCGGCCGCTGACCGGCGTGGGGCTGAAGGGGTTCCCCGAACACCGCGACTCGCACGCCTCCCTGGCGCTGTCCTCGGGCAGCGAGACCGACGGCGCCGGTGCCGGTTACCAACGGCAGCCGCTGCTGTCCCCGCACAACATGTACCTCCTGGTGCTGGCCGAACAGGGCCTGCTCGGGCTGCTCGCGCTCGCCGGGAGCTGGCTGGCGCTGCTCGTCCTGGGGCTGCGGAGGCTGCGTGCCGTACGGCGGGCCGGGGCGGCAGGGCAGGACTGCGGGCTGGTCGCCTGCGGGCTGCTGGTGTGGCAGTTGACCGACTTCGCGTACGCCGACATCGGCGGGCCCTCGACGGTACTGACGGCGGTCTGCCTCGGGCTGGCGGCCTGGTGGGCGCTCGGGTCCGCGACGAGTGAGCGGGTGGCGGAGCGGTGA
- the murJ gene encoding murein biosynthesis integral membrane protein MurJ — protein MRTTPPRAADGTSVPPARTAPPDPDAAVAETRSSRSFLARAALLTAVLSVAGSVLGLARDQALARLFGAGSETDAFLVAWTVPEFAATLLIEDGLAFALVPMFSLALARRARGALGDPVRELVAATLPRLLPAFVVVGALVVVCAPALVRALAPGLDDHALAVDCTRLTATCVVSFGLAGYCSAALRAHRRFLAPAAIYVAYNTGIITAMFVLGGRWGVRSAAVGVAAGGLLMVAAQMPSLLRQLRRRDTGERLADAGDPARPLALALFTTVLLFAVCRQSQILIERFLASGLPAGAISHLNYAQKVAQIPMTLSLMLCTVTFPVVARAMADGDTERARERVERDVALAACLVLLGAATVVACAPQIIELLFQRGAFTAADTATTAGVMRVYALGLLGQTVVGALARSYFSAGRASWYPLGAMAVGIAATAGVGAWAVGPWGVTGIAAANAAGITVTGALLLAGMGPRSVPVRVRRVLGDLARPVLAAAAATGAGAWAAGAVTGLATSPILSTGVRAALALTAGVVTVGGVFALLGLVLGVQGVRPALLSVRSVTRRIPHGRFGFRRSR, from the coding sequence GTGAGGACGACCCCGCCGCGCGCGGCGGACGGGACGTCGGTCCCGCCGGCCCGGACCGCCCCGCCCGATCCGGACGCCGCGGTGGCCGAGACCCGGTCCTCCCGGAGTTTCCTGGCCCGGGCCGCGCTGCTCACCGCCGTGCTGTCGGTGGCCGGGTCGGTGCTCGGGCTGGCCCGGGACCAGGCGCTGGCCCGGCTGTTCGGGGCGGGCAGCGAGACGGACGCCTTCCTGGTGGCGTGGACGGTGCCGGAGTTCGCGGCGACGCTGCTGATCGAGGACGGGCTGGCCTTCGCGCTGGTCCCGATGTTCAGCCTGGCCCTGGCCCGCCGCGCGCGGGGCGCCCTGGGCGACCCGGTCCGCGAACTGGTCGCCGCCACCCTGCCCCGGCTGCTGCCGGCCTTCGTCGTGGTCGGCGCGCTGGTCGTCGTCTGCGCTCCCGCCCTGGTCCGGGCCCTCGCGCCGGGCCTGGACGATCACGCCCTGGCCGTGGACTGCACCCGGCTCACCGCCACCTGCGTCGTCAGCTTCGGGCTCGCCGGGTACTGCAGCGCGGCGCTGCGGGCGCACCGCCGGTTCCTGGCGCCCGCGGCGATCTACGTCGCCTACAACACCGGCATCATCACGGCGATGTTCGTGCTCGGCGGGCGCTGGGGGGTGCGGTCGGCGGCGGTGGGGGTCGCGGCGGGCGGTCTGCTGATGGTGGCGGCGCAGATGCCGTCGCTGCTGCGGCAGTTGCGGCGCCGCGACACGGGCGAGCGGCTCGCGGACGCCGGGGACCCGGCCCGTCCGCTCGCCCTCGCCCTGTTCACCACCGTGCTGCTCTTCGCGGTGTGCCGGCAGTCGCAGATCCTCATCGAGCGCTTCCTCGCCTCCGGGCTCCCCGCCGGTGCCATCTCGCACCTGAACTACGCGCAGAAGGTGGCGCAGATCCCGATGACGCTGTCGCTGATGCTGTGCACGGTCACCTTCCCGGTGGTGGCCCGCGCCATGGCCGACGGCGACACCGAACGGGCCCGCGAGCGGGTCGAGCGGGACGTGGCGCTGGCGGCCTGCCTGGTGCTGCTGGGCGCCGCCACGGTGGTGGCCTGCGCACCGCAGATCATCGAACTGCTCTTCCAGCGCGGCGCCTTCACGGCGGCCGACACGGCGACGACCGCGGGCGTCATGCGCGTGTACGCCCTCGGACTGCTCGGGCAGACCGTGGTGGGCGCGCTGGCCCGGTCCTACTTCTCGGCGGGCCGCGCCTCCTGGTACCCGCTCGGCGCGATGGCCGTCGGCATCGCGGCCACCGCCGGCGTCGGCGCCTGGGCCGTCGGCCCGTGGGGCGTGACCGGCATCGCCGCCGCCAACGCCGCCGGCATCACCGTCACCGGGGCCCTGCTGCTCGCCGGGATGGGTCCGCGCAGCGTCCCGGTCCGGGTCCGGCGGGTCCTGGGCGACCTGGCCCGGCCGGTGCTGGCGGCCGCCGCGGCGACCGGCGCGGGCGCGTGGGCCGCGGGCGCGGTGACCGGCCTCGCCACCTCCCCCATCCTCTCCACCGGCGTCCGCGCGGCCCTCGCGCTCACCGCGGGCGTCGTGACCGTCGGCGGTGTCTTCGCCCTGCTCGGCCTGGTGCTGGGCGTCCAGGGCGTGCGCCCCGCCCTCCTGTCCGTCCGCTCCGTCACACGAAGGATTCCGCATGGCCGCTTCGGCTTCCGTAGATCCCGTTGA
- a CDS encoding exopolysaccharide biosynthesis polyprenyl glycosylphosphotransferase — MTAESTVPTPAGQAHDLGPSPVAVLPPRTRPAGFRLPAGRTASRPDSPLPLLVADGTAALPGSLALTGTPYQPLLTALLVGASLLLRPRPDPARRPTGVLDDLPALCGRIAVVWLALAALVAAYDPPQALSAPTLLLGFLLHAATGCAGRGAVHRRHRTALANRPYAALVVGPATTAQRVASALLRHPRCGVRPVGVVTDEPGGTSGLPVLSTGEEVRRAVVQNGVRDILTVHPSVRTRQEPLLRALAESGCVVWELDADLPARDGRERLAGFSRRRLEPGARRPAGAGKRVLDVTVSGLLLLLLSPVLLTCATVLRMVGGPGVLFRQERIGQDGRPFTLLKFRTHRPADEHESATRWSVADERRMPWFCRFLRRTSLDELLQLWNVFRGDMSLVGPRPERPFFVAQFSQTYPGYAARHRAPAGITGLAQISGLRGDTSIEDRARFDNAYIDDWSLWQDVCILLRTAVALVRPTGS, encoded by the coding sequence GTGACCGCGGAAAGCACCGTCCCCACCCCCGCCGGCCAGGCGCACGACCTAGGCCCGTCCCCCGTCGCGGTCCTGCCGCCGCGTACCCGCCCCGCCGGCTTCCGGCTGCCCGCCGGGCGCACCGCGTCGCGGCCGGACTCACCCCTGCCGCTGCTCGTCGCGGACGGCACGGCGGCGCTGCCGGGGTCGCTGGCCCTGACCGGCACCCCGTACCAACCGCTGCTGACGGCACTGCTGGTCGGTGCCTCGCTGCTGCTGCGCCCGCGCCCGGACCCCGCCCGGCGGCCCACGGGGGTGCTGGACGACCTGCCCGCCCTCTGCGGGCGGATCGCGGTGGTCTGGCTGGCGCTGGCGGCACTCGTCGCGGCGTACGACCCGCCGCAGGCGCTGTCCGCGCCCACCCTGCTCCTCGGCTTCCTGCTGCACGCGGCCACGGGCTGCGCCGGGCGGGGCGCCGTGCACCGGCGGCACCGTACGGCGCTGGCGAACCGTCCGTACGCGGCCCTGGTCGTCGGTCCCGCCACGACCGCGCAGCGGGTGGCCTCGGCGCTGCTGCGCCACCCCCGCTGCGGGGTCCGTCCCGTCGGCGTCGTCACCGACGAACCCGGCGGCACCAGCGGTCTGCCCGTGCTGTCCACCGGCGAGGAGGTGCGGCGGGCGGTCGTGCAGAACGGGGTACGCGACATCCTGACCGTCCACCCCTCCGTACGCACCCGGCAGGAACCGCTGCTGCGGGCGCTGGCGGAGTCCGGCTGCGTGGTGTGGGAGCTGGACGCGGACCTCCCCGCGCGGGACGGCCGGGAACGGCTCGCCGGGTTCTCCCGCCGACGCCTGGAGCCGGGCGCCCGGCGACCGGCCGGCGCCGGCAAGCGGGTGCTGGACGTGACCGTGTCCGGGCTGCTCCTGCTCCTGCTCAGCCCCGTGCTGCTGACCTGCGCGACGGTGCTGCGGATGGTCGGCGGGCCCGGCGTGCTGTTCCGGCAGGAGCGCATCGGCCAGGACGGCAGACCGTTCACGCTGCTGAAGTTCCGCACCCACCGCCCGGCCGACGAGCACGAGTCGGCGACCCGGTGGAGCGTGGCGGACGAGCGCCGGATGCCGTGGTTCTGCCGCTTCCTGCGGCGCACCTCGCTGGACGAGCTGCTCCAGTTGTGGAACGTCTTCCGGGGCGACATGAGCCTGGTCGGCCCGCGCCCCGAACGACCCTTCTTCGTTGCCCAGTTCAGCCAGACCTACCCCGGCTACGCGGCCCGGCACCGGGCCCCCGCGGGCATCACGGGCCTGGCCCAGATCAGCGGACTGCGCGGCGACACCTCCATCGAGGACCGGGCCCGCTTCGACAACGCCTACATCGACGACTGGTCGCTGTGGCAGGACGTCTGCATCCTGCTGCGCACCGCCGTCGCGCTCGTGCGTCCCACGGGGAGCTGA
- a CDS encoding glycosyltransferase produces MHLAPTGSRPRVLHVTQPVDGGVARVVTDLTRAQLAAGLDVAVACPDGHLADRLHALGADVHHWPATRSPGPALVPEVRRLARVAGAVRPDLVHAHSAKAGLAARLAVRGRIPTVFQPHAWSFEAVGGPAGALALYWERWGARWAARTVCVSEAERWRGVRAGVRGRWTVIPNGIDTNRFPTGGTPEDPTDPDGVRFRHGIGPDAPLVVCVGRLCRQKGQDVLLAAWRTVLARVPDARLVLVGDGPDRGPLTARASAYGFLDGARTSVVFAGGVDDVAAWYRAADLVVLPSRWEGMALAPLEAMACGRPVVVTDVDGAREGLPPALEPHCLVPPEEPATLAGAVAALLLDAPLRASLGRRGHAHVRSAHDVRHTAAAVAAVYGALLGGARTTGTHVADDCGTAGADLPLPHDDPAAPDPSLPQDDPATADPPLRRGGPSDAPRLLPDDRSTAMGRPAVVPIECRESTHP; encoded by the coding sequence ATGCACCTGGCACCGACCGGCTCCCGGCCACGGGTTCTGCATGTCACCCAACCGGTGGACGGCGGGGTCGCCCGGGTCGTGACCGACCTGACGCGGGCCCAGCTCGCCGCCGGACTCGATGTCGCGGTCGCCTGCCCCGACGGGCACCTCGCGGACCGCCTCCATGCCCTGGGCGCCGACGTACACCACTGGCCGGCCACCCGCTCGCCGGGCCCGGCACTCGTGCCGGAGGTGCGCCGGCTCGCCCGGGTGGCCGGGGCCGTGCGCCCGGACCTGGTGCACGCGCACAGCGCGAAGGCCGGTCTCGCGGCGCGGCTCGCGGTGCGGGGGCGGATCCCGACCGTTTTCCAGCCGCACGCCTGGTCGTTCGAGGCGGTCGGCGGCCCCGCCGGGGCGCTCGCTCTGTACTGGGAGCGGTGGGGCGCGCGATGGGCGGCGCGGACGGTGTGCGTGAGCGAGGCGGAGCGGTGGCGCGGGGTACGGGCCGGGGTCCGCGGACGCTGGACGGTGATCCCCAACGGCATCGACACCAACCGCTTCCCCACGGGGGGAACGCCCGAGGACCCGACCGATCCCGACGGCGTGCGGTTCCGGCACGGCATCGGCCCGGACGCCCCGTTGGTGGTCTGCGTGGGGCGCCTGTGCCGGCAGAAGGGCCAGGACGTCCTGCTGGCCGCGTGGCGCACCGTCCTCGCGCGGGTGCCGGACGCCCGGCTGGTCCTGGTCGGCGACGGCCCGGACCGCGGTCCGCTCACCGCACGGGCCTCGGCGTACGGCTTCCTGGACGGCGCCCGGACGTCGGTGGTCTTCGCGGGCGGTGTGGACGACGTCGCCGCCTGGTACCGGGCCGCCGACCTGGTCGTCCTGCCGTCGCGCTGGGAGGGAATGGCGCTGGCCCCGCTGGAGGCGATGGCCTGCGGGCGGCCCGTGGTGGTGACGGACGTGGACGGGGCCCGCGAGGGTCTGCCACCCGCTCTGGAGCCCCACTGCCTGGTGCCGCCCGAGGAACCCGCGACGCTGGCCGGCGCGGTCGCGGCCCTGCTGCTCGACGCGCCGCTGCGCGCGTCGCTCGGCCGCCGGGGACACGCGCACGTGCGGTCCGCGCACGACGTACGGCACACGGCCGCGGCGGTCGCGGCGGTGTACGGCGCCCTTCTGGGGGGCGCACGGACGACCGGGACGCACGTCGCCGACGACTGCGGGACGGCAGGCGCGGACCTGCCCCTTCCGCACGACGACCCGGCAGCCCCGGACCCGTCCCTCCCGCAGGACGACCCGGCCACCGCAGACCCGCCCCTCCGCCGCGGCGGACCGTCCGACGCCCCCCGTCTCCTCCCCGACGACCGGTCCACAGCCATGGGCCGGCCGGCCGTCGTGCCCATCGAGTGCAGGGAGTCCACCCACCCGTGA
- a CDS encoding glycosyltransferase — protein MPDLKALHIITGLGVGGAEQQLRLLLRHLPVDCDVVTLTNPGPVADGLLADGIRVVHLGMTGNRDLAALPRLARLIRAGGYDLVHTHLYRACLYGRLAARLAGVRAVVATEHSLGDSQMEGRPLTPGVRALYLAGERLGSATVAVSPTVADRLKRWGVPAPRIEVVPNGIDLARFRFDPVQRLRTRRRLGLPEGAYVIGGVGRLTSAKRFDVLVRALAELPDDCWLLLVGGGPEEHVLRRTAREAGVADRVLLTGERPYVPDGSPGPDLPSLAAAMDVLASPSPEEAFGLAVVEGLASGLPVLYASCPAIEDLPSGHAPTARRVTGGAGDFARALAEVRTGAGPGPGPRTVPEAARHYCVTRSAARLMDVYATTLTHPLSPAPQGVSST, from the coding sequence GTGCCGGACCTCAAGGCGCTGCACATCATCACCGGTCTCGGCGTGGGCGGCGCCGAGCAGCAACTCCGGCTGCTGCTGCGGCATCTGCCGGTCGACTGCGACGTCGTGACGCTCACCAACCCCGGCCCGGTCGCCGACGGACTGCTGGCCGACGGCATCCGGGTCGTCCACCTCGGCATGACCGGCAACCGCGACCTGGCCGCGCTGCCCCGGCTGGCCCGCCTCATCCGCGCCGGCGGCTACGACCTGGTGCACACCCACCTCTACCGCGCCTGCCTGTACGGACGGCTCGCGGCCCGACTGGCCGGGGTACGCGCCGTCGTCGCCACCGAACATTCCCTCGGCGACTCCCAGATGGAGGGCCGCCCGCTCACCCCGGGCGTCCGCGCCCTGTACCTGGCCGGGGAGCGGCTGGGCAGCGCCACCGTCGCCGTCTCCCCCACCGTCGCCGACCGGCTGAAGCGGTGGGGGGTGCCCGCGCCCCGCATCGAGGTGGTGCCCAACGGCATCGACCTGGCCCGCTTCCGATTCGATCCGGTCCAGCGCCTGCGCACCCGCCGCCGCCTGGGTCTGCCGGAGGGCGCGTACGTGATCGGCGGCGTCGGCCGGCTGACCTCGGCCAAGCGGTTCGACGTCCTGGTCCGGGCCCTGGCCGAACTCCCGGACGACTGCTGGCTGCTGCTGGTCGGCGGCGGCCCCGAGGAGCACGTGCTGCGCCGCACCGCCCGCGAGGCCGGGGTCGCCGACCGCGTCCTGCTCACCGGCGAACGCCCCTACGTCCCCGACGGCTCCCCCGGGCCCGACCTGCCCTCGCTGGCCGCCGCGATGGACGTCCTCGCGTCGCCCTCGCCGGAGGAGGCCTTCGGCCTGGCGGTCGTGGAGGGCCTCGCGTCGGGGCTGCCGGTGCTGTACGCGTCCTGCCCGGCGATCGAGGACCTGCCGTCCGGGCACGCGCCCACCGCCCGGCGGGTCACCGGCGGCGCCGGGGACTTCGCCCGCGCTCTCGCCGAGGTCCGGACCGGCGCCGGGCCCGGTCCCGGGCCGCGCACGGTTCCCGAGGCCGCCCGCCACTACTGCGTCACCCGCAGCGCCGCCCGGCTGATGGACGTGTACGCGACCACCCTCACGCACCCGTTGTCCCCGGCACCCCAGGGAGTCAGTTCCACATGA
- the chpG gene encoding chaplin ChpG: protein MSRIAKGLALTSVAAAAVAGTAGVAAADSGAKAAAAHSPGVLSGNVVQVPVHIPVNVCGNTVDVIGLLNPAFGNECEND from the coding sequence ATGTCGCGTATTGCGAAGGGCCTGGCCCTGACCTCCGTCGCCGCCGCCGCGGTGGCGGGCACCGCCGGTGTCGCCGCTGCCGACAGCGGCGCGAAGGCCGCCGCCGCCCACTCCCCGGGCGTCCTGTCCGGCAACGTGGTGCAGGTCCCGGTCCACATCCCGGTCAACGTCTGCGGCAACACCGTCGACGTCATCGGCCTGCTGAACCCGGCGTTCGGCAACGAGTGCGAGAACGACTGA
- a CDS encoding polysaccharide deacetylase family protein yields MYHSVGDATDDPYRVTVTPGRLDAQLGWLRRRGLRGVSMSELLAARARGEGRDLVGLTFDDGYADFVEHALPCLRRWGCGATLFVLPGRLGGINAWDPLGPRKPLLTADGIRYASAEGVEIGSHGLTHIDLTRADDAALSAETAESRALLTELTGAPVTGFCYPYGTVDARAADAVRTAGYGYACAIDPGPLTGPYALPRVHVGQNDTSVRLLLKTRLHRLRRRPVAGV; encoded by the coding sequence ATGTACCACTCCGTCGGCGACGCCACGGACGACCCGTACCGCGTCACGGTCACGCCCGGCCGGCTGGACGCGCAGCTCGGCTGGCTGCGGCGGCGCGGGCTGCGCGGTGTGTCGATGAGCGAACTGCTCGCCGCCCGGGCCCGCGGCGAGGGCCGGGACCTGGTGGGGCTGACCTTCGACGACGGGTACGCCGACTTCGTCGAGCACGCCCTGCCGTGCCTGCGCCGCTGGGGGTGCGGAGCCACCCTGTTCGTCCTGCCGGGACGGCTCGGCGGGATCAACGCCTGGGACCCGCTGGGCCCGCGCAAGCCACTGCTGACCGCCGACGGCATCCGGTACGCCTCCGCCGAGGGCGTCGAGATCGGCTCGCACGGACTCACCCACATCGACCTGACCCGGGCGGACGACGCCGCGCTGAGCGCCGAGACCGCCGAGAGCCGGGCGCTGCTCACGGAGTTGACCGGCGCTCCCGTCACCGGCTTCTGCTACCCGTACGGCACCGTCGACGCCCGCGCCGCCGACGCCGTGCGCACCGCCGGGTACGGCTACGCCTGCGCCATCGACCCCGGTCCGCTGACCGGCCCGTACGCGCTGCCGCGGGTGCACGTGGGGCAGAACGACACGTCCGTGCGGCTGCTGCTGAAGACGCGGCTGCACCGTCTGCGCCGCCGTCCCGTGGCGGGGGTCTGA